In a genomic window of Meleagris gallopavo isolate NT-WF06-2002-E0010 breed Aviagen turkey brand Nicholas breeding stock chromosome 1, Turkey_5.1, whole genome shotgun sequence:
- the TMCC3 gene encoding transmembrane and coiled-coil domain protein 3 isoform X2, whose translation MNTLSLPLNIRRGGSDTNLNFDVPDGVLEFHKVKLSADILKQKILKVTEQIKVEQTARDGNVAEYLKLVNSADKQQAGRIKQVFEKKNQKSAHSIAQLQKKLEQYHKKLKDIEQNGSSKSTKDTSKDNLKDIQHGKPRTSGHGTESNKSSVPGVSLTPPVFVFSKSREFANLIRNKFGSADNIAHLKNTLEEFRPETSSRTYGGSATIVAKPKYVSDDECSSGTSGSADSNGNNSFGPATAGALDSQGKLSMILEELREIKETQSQLADDIENLKTQFKRDYGFISQMLQEERYRYERLEDQLNDLTDLHQHETANLKQELASIEEKVAYQAYERSRDVQEALESCQTRVSKLELHQQEQQAQQTETVNAKVLLGKCINVILAFMTVILVCVSTIAKFIAPMMKSRFHIICTFFAVTLLAIFCKNWDHIICAIERMIIPR comes from the exons ATGAATACTCTCAGTTTGCCACTTAACATTCGCCGTGGAGGCTCTGACACCAATCTGAACTTTGATGTACCAGATGGAGTCCTAGAGTTTCACAAAGTTAAACTCAGTGCAGATATCTTGAAACAGAAAATCCTCAAGGTTACAGAACAAATCAAAGTTGAACAAACTGCTCGAGATGGAAATGTGGCTGAGTACTTGAAACTGGTAAACAGTGCAGACAAGCAACAGGCTGGACGCATTAAACAAGTCTTTGAGAAAAAGAACCAGAAATCTGCCCACTCCATTGCCCAGCTACAGAAGAAGTTAGAGCAATACCACAAAAAGCTCAAGGATATTGAACAAAATGGATCTTCTAAAAGTACTAAGGATACTTCCAAAGATAATTTGAAAGATATTCAGCATGGAAAGCCTCGTACCTCTGGGCATGGAACAGAGAGCAACAAATCGAGTGTGCCAGGTGTATCCTTGACACCGCctgtctttgttttcagcaaGTCAAGAGAGTTTGCAAATCTGATCCGAAACAAATTTGGTAGTGCTGACAACATCGCTCATCTCAAAAACACCCTGGAGGAATTTCGGCCAGAAACAAGCTCTAGAACCTATGGGGGCAGTGCCACCATTGTTGCCAAACCAAAATACGTTAGCGATGATGAATGCTCAAGTGGGACCTCTGGCTCGGCAGACAGTAATGGAAATAATTCATTTGGTCCTGCAACAGCTGGTGCCCTGGACAGCCAAGGAAAGCTTTCTATGATTTTGGAGGAACTAAGGGAAATCAAGGAAACGCAGTCCCAATTAGCTGATGACatagagaatttaaaaacacagtttaaGAGAGACTATGGCTTTATTTCCCAAATGTTACAGGAGGAAAGATAtag ataTGAAAGATTGGAAGACCAATTAAATGATCTCACTGATCTTCATCAACATGAGACAGCAAACTTGAAACAAGAGCTAGCCAGCATAGAGGAGAAAGTGGCATATCAGGCGTATGAGCGATCACGAGATGTTCAG GAAGCCTTGGAATCGTGCCAGACCCGAGTTTCAAAGCTGGAGCTCCATCAGCAGGAACAGCAAGCACAGCAAACTGAAACGGTTAATGCCAAAGTGCTCCTGGGGAAATGTATAAATGTTATCTTGGCCTTCATGACTGTCATCTTAGTGTGCGTTTCTACTATTGCAAAGTTCATTGCTCCTATGATGAAGAGCCGTTTTCATATCATCTGCACTTTCTTCGCAGTGACACTGCTGGCAATATTTTGTAAAAACTGGGATCATATCATTTGTGCCATAGAAAGGATGATTATACCAAGATGA
- the TMCC3 gene encoding transmembrane and coiled-coil domain protein 3 isoform X1 yields MLGNQKAKVERHDMNTLSLPLNIRRGGSDTNLNFDVPDGVLEFHKVKLSADILKQKILKVTEQIKVEQTARDGNVAEYLKLVNSADKQQAGRIKQVFEKKNQKSAHSIAQLQKKLEQYHKKLKDIEQNGSSKSTKDTSKDNLKDIQHGKPRTSGHGTESNKSSVPGVSLTPPVFVFSKSREFANLIRNKFGSADNIAHLKNTLEEFRPETSSRTYGGSATIVAKPKYVSDDECSSGTSGSADSNGNNSFGPATAGALDSQGKLSMILEELREIKETQSQLADDIENLKTQFKRDYGFISQMLQEERYRYERLEDQLNDLTDLHQHETANLKQELASIEEKVAYQAYERSRDVQEALESCQTRVSKLELHQQEQQAQQTETVNAKVLLGKCINVILAFMTVILVCVSTIAKFIAPMMKSRFHIICTFFAVTLLAIFCKNWDHIICAIERMIIPR; encoded by the exons gTGGAAAGACATGACATGAATACTCTCAGTTTGCCACTTAACATTCGCCGTGGAGGCTCTGACACCAATCTGAACTTTGATGTACCAGATGGAGTCCTAGAGTTTCACAAAGTTAAACTCAGTGCAGATATCTTGAAACAGAAAATCCTCAAGGTTACAGAACAAATCAAAGTTGAACAAACTGCTCGAGATGGAAATGTGGCTGAGTACTTGAAACTGGTAAACAGTGCAGACAAGCAACAGGCTGGACGCATTAAACAAGTCTTTGAGAAAAAGAACCAGAAATCTGCCCACTCCATTGCCCAGCTACAGAAGAAGTTAGAGCAATACCACAAAAAGCTCAAGGATATTGAACAAAATGGATCTTCTAAAAGTACTAAGGATACTTCCAAAGATAATTTGAAAGATATTCAGCATGGAAAGCCTCGTACCTCTGGGCATGGAACAGAGAGCAACAAATCGAGTGTGCCAGGTGTATCCTTGACACCGCctgtctttgttttcagcaaGTCAAGAGAGTTTGCAAATCTGATCCGAAACAAATTTGGTAGTGCTGACAACATCGCTCATCTCAAAAACACCCTGGAGGAATTTCGGCCAGAAACAAGCTCTAGAACCTATGGGGGCAGTGCCACCATTGTTGCCAAACCAAAATACGTTAGCGATGATGAATGCTCAAGTGGGACCTCTGGCTCGGCAGACAGTAATGGAAATAATTCATTTGGTCCTGCAACAGCTGGTGCCCTGGACAGCCAAGGAAAGCTTTCTATGATTTTGGAGGAACTAAGGGAAATCAAGGAAACGCAGTCCCAATTAGCTGATGACatagagaatttaaaaacacagtttaaGAGAGACTATGGCTTTATTTCCCAAATGTTACAGGAGGAAAGATAtag ataTGAAAGATTGGAAGACCAATTAAATGATCTCACTGATCTTCATCAACATGAGACAGCAAACTTGAAACAAGAGCTAGCCAGCATAGAGGAGAAAGTGGCATATCAGGCGTATGAGCGATCACGAGATGTTCAG GAAGCCTTGGAATCGTGCCAGACCCGAGTTTCAAAGCTGGAGCTCCATCAGCAGGAACAGCAAGCACAGCAAACTGAAACGGTTAATGCCAAAGTGCTCCTGGGGAAATGTATAAATGTTATCTTGGCCTTCATGACTGTCATCTTAGTGTGCGTTTCTACTATTGCAAAGTTCATTGCTCCTATGATGAAGAGCCGTTTTCATATCATCTGCACTTTCTTCGCAGTGACACTGCTGGCAATATTTTGTAAAAACTGGGATCATATCATTTGTGCCATAGAAAGGATGATTATACCAAGATGA